A genomic segment from Geitlerinema sp. PCC 7407 encodes:
- a CDS encoding class I SAM-dependent methyltransferase produces MISSNHVLWQQQHVVDVRDAAFAARTYREHADVRALLRRVTGAERLQSACEVGAGYGRMTVVLTEFAEQVTGLERERHFVEEATRLLPEITFINVAALTQLPVATESLDLVLTFTVLQHLIDPVVQATSQEILRILKPGGHLLICEESDPQLRDGDLEDPAGMCTIGRPVTVYQQLFGACELLATQPRRIEPTYPRADVGTYMLFRKPG; encoded by the coding sequence ATGATTTCTTCTAATCATGTTCTTTGGCAGCAGCAGCATGTCGTTGATGTGCGGGATGCGGCGTTTGCGGCCCGAACCTATCGCGAACACGCTGACGTGCGGGCTCTTTTGAGGCGGGTGACGGGTGCAGAGCGCCTTCAGAGTGCCTGTGAGGTCGGGGCGGGCTATGGACGGATGACCGTTGTGCTGACCGAGTTTGCAGAGCAGGTGACCGGCCTCGAGCGCGAGCGGCATTTTGTTGAGGAAGCCACTCGTTTGCTGCCAGAAATCACGTTTATCAATGTGGCCGCCCTCACCCAGTTGCCAGTGGCCACAGAAAGCCTTGATTTGGTGCTCACGTTCACGGTTTTGCAGCACCTGATCGACCCCGTGGTGCAGGCAACTTCCCAGGAAATTCTGCGCATCCTGAAGCCGGGCGGTCATTTGCTGATCTGTGAAGAGAGCGATCCGCAGTTGCGGGACGGGGACCTAGAGGATCCGGCAGGAATGTGCACAATTGGCAGGCCGGTGACGGTTTATCAGCAGCTTTTTGGGGCGTGCGAGCTGCTCGCGACCCAGCCGCGCCGCATCGAGCCGACCTATCCTCGAGCAGATGTGGGGACTTACATGCTGTTTCGCAAGCCGGGCTGA
- a CDS encoding histidine phosphatase family protein — translation MKILLIRHAQSTGNVEKRLQGRVDYELSAEGVAQAQRLGDRLRQEGQRPSHVYTSPLLRARETARLILAQVGVADGVQPAIAEALQEIDNGILSGLTWAEAQARHGELCAQLEASLEWLPVPEAEAPQTVRDRAQRFVEDLLRRHHNDDRIWLVTHGGLLLHLVAALLGSDRTWGFEVGATALFEFSVDGDRWATASAQNRYNSELWRIVRFNDSQHLRAT, via the coding sequence GTGAAAATTTTGCTGATTCGCCATGCCCAGTCCACCGGCAATGTGGAAAAACGGCTCCAGGGACGGGTGGACTATGAGCTGTCCGCCGAAGGCGTCGCCCAAGCGCAGCGGCTGGGCGATCGCCTGCGCCAAGAAGGCCAGCGGCCCAGCCACGTTTACACTAGCCCCCTCCTGCGCGCTCGGGAAACGGCCCGCCTGATTTTGGCGCAGGTCGGGGTAGCGGATGGGGTGCAGCCCGCGATCGCCGAGGCCCTCCAGGAAATCGACAACGGCATTTTGTCAGGGCTGACCTGGGCGGAGGCCCAGGCGCGCCACGGTGAGCTGTGCGCTCAGCTTGAGGCGTCCCTGGAGTGGCTGCCAGTGCCTGAGGCGGAGGCGCCCCAGACCGTGCGCGATCGCGCCCAGCGCTTCGTCGAAGACTTGCTTCGTCGCCACCACAACGACGATCGCATTTGGCTGGTGACCCACGGCGGGCTGCTGCTGCACCTGGTGGCGGCGCTGCTGGGGAGCGATCGCACCTGGGGCTTTGAGGTGGGGGCGACGGCGCTGTTTGAGTTCTCAGTCGATGGCGATCGCTGGGCCACCGCCAGCGCCCAAAATCGATATAATTCCGAGCTGTGGCGGATTGTGCGCTTCAACGACTCCCAGCACCTGCGGGCAACCTGA
- a CDS encoding NAD(P)H-quinone oxidoreductase subunit M, whose translation MLLKSTTRHIRIFTAEVQGKELIPSNNVLTLDVDPDNEFLWSEDALQKVYRLFDDLVESYSGQELTEYNLRRIGSDMEHFVRTLLQNSEISYNNQSRVLNYSMGLPQVAAETDS comes from the coding sequence ATGCTGTTAAAGTCTACGACGCGTCATATCCGCATCTTCACGGCTGAAGTCCAAGGCAAGGAACTGATTCCCAGCAATAACGTACTGACGCTGGACGTTGACCCAGACAACGAATTTCTCTGGAGCGAAGATGCGCTTCAGAAGGTCTACCGACTCTTTGATGATTTGGTCGAGTCCTACAGCGGCCAAGAGCTGACCGAGTACAATCTGCGCCGGATCGGCTCGGATATGGAGCACTTTGTGCGCACGCTGCTCCAAAACAGCGAAATCAGCTACAACAACCAAAGCCGCGTGCTCAACTACAGCATGGGCCTGCCCCAGGTGGCTGCCGAGACCGACAGCTAG
- a CDS encoding tetratricopeptide repeat protein translates to MSNSVALSDRYSELIDEIVQTTLKGKIRSKEQVYRLLVQNVAPGTGEIFERCLGDQLVATQRQVETQTDEFKLAKATRIQRALQTIQGEWERWQVDHQATTAIAATADALIQAAPSDRLSILLRAMDPNRQPPLTLAQIQSLAKILETRAATLDHGAEEIRAIARGLVQGLVDWQRLENHLVSWIYDQGQGHIGFGGVPGQSGPWALWAQQVGRDRPQSLLQSLAFDQSATEWAAHQRDWTLEDMVALAIVLQCLQQGLVAWFDKLVYDSKVGSKLSISTFLTFAVIWSQMANGFGQSSFLSSGFRALLVDGCFQVTLQVLRAFSQRDYFPLYGSLYASFAGKYMREALHYLDEPLSRVEGTQEKARILTLLGNSARAQGHADRAIALYEQALEIARAAGDRPCEIADLNHLSRTYVSQKSYGEAIRYSQQALILSRQAGDRPGEANALANFGYSEVLQARQDLGSEADRYEMAMDYLQQGLKLAERLGDRQSQALCLTSLGLTQLVLEQPQGAIAYLEGGIQAAQFSGDLYLQALNLSHLADAYYRLQSYGLALRYGSLGMYLLAQIASQEWRQSAALLTVLRGQVGPEGFENLRTEQRSAIAALIGVDGYDHIPTLLAEYQASLDS, encoded by the coding sequence ATGTCGAACTCTGTTGCCCTCAGCGATCGCTACAGCGAGCTGATCGACGAAATTGTCCAGACCACCCTCAAGGGCAAAATCCGCTCCAAAGAGCAGGTCTATCGTCTGCTCGTCCAGAATGTTGCGCCCGGTACTGGAGAAATTTTTGAGCGCTGTCTGGGCGACCAGCTCGTGGCCACCCAGCGCCAGGTGGAAACCCAGACCGACGAGTTCAAGCTGGCCAAAGCGACGCGGATCCAGCGGGCGCTGCAAACCATTCAGGGAGAATGGGAGCGCTGGCAGGTCGATCACCAGGCCACCACGGCGATCGCCGCTACCGCAGACGCCCTGATCCAGGCGGCCCCGAGCGATCGCCTGAGCATTCTCCTGCGGGCCATGGACCCCAACCGTCAGCCGCCCCTGACCTTGGCCCAGATCCAGTCCCTCGCCAAGATCCTGGAAACGCGCGCCGCCACCCTCGACCACGGCGCTGAAGAAATCCGCGCGATCGCCCGGGGACTGGTGCAGGGCCTGGTCGACTGGCAGCGCCTCGAAAACCATCTGGTGAGCTGGATTTATGACCAGGGCCAGGGACACATCGGCTTTGGCGGGGTACCGGGGCAGTCGGGGCCTTGGGCGCTGTGGGCGCAGCAGGTGGGCCGCGATCGCCCCCAGTCCCTCTTGCAGTCCCTGGCCTTTGATCAGAGCGCCACCGAATGGGCCGCCCACCAGCGCGACTGGACCCTCGAAGATATGGTGGCGCTGGCCATCGTTTTGCAGTGCCTCCAGCAGGGGCTAGTAGCCTGGTTCGACAAGCTGGTCTACGACTCCAAGGTGGGCTCCAAGCTGTCGATCAGCACCTTTTTGACCTTTGCTGTCATCTGGTCTCAGATGGCCAATGGTTTTGGCCAATCTTCTTTCCTCAGCAGCGGCTTTCGCGCTCTGCTGGTGGATGGCTGCTTCCAGGTCACCCTCCAGGTCCTGCGGGCCTTTTCCCAGCGCGACTATTTCCCGCTCTACGGCAGCCTCTACGCCTCTTTTGCGGGCAAGTACATGCGCGAGGCCCTTCACTACCTCGACGAGCCCCTCAGCCGTGTGGAGGGCACCCAAGAAAAAGCCCGAATTCTCACCCTGCTGGGCAACTCGGCCCGCGCCCAGGGCCATGCAGACCGAGCGATCGCCCTTTATGAGCAGGCCCTGGAGATTGCCCGAGCGGCGGGCGATCGCCCCTGCGAAATCGCCGACCTCAACCACCTCAGCCGCACCTACGTCAGCCAAAAGTCCTACGGCGAGGCCATTCGCTACAGTCAGCAGGCGCTGATCTTGAGCCGTCAGGCGGGCGATCGCCCCGGCGAAGCCAACGCCCTGGCCAACTTTGGCTACAGCGAGGTGCTCCAGGCCCGCCAGGATCTCGGCAGCGAGGCCGATCGCTACGAAATGGCCATGGACTATCTCCAGCAGGGCCTCAAGCTGGCGGAGCGGCTGGGCGATCGCCAGAGTCAGGCCCTGTGCCTCACGAGTCTGGGTCTTACCCAACTGGTCCTAGAGCAGCCCCAAGGGGCGATCGCCTACCTTGAGGGCGGCATTCAGGCGGCCCAGTTTAGCGGCGATCTGTACCTCCAGGCCCTTAACCTCAGCCACCTCGCAGACGCCTACTACCGCCTCCAAAGCTACGGCCTCGCCCTGCGCTACGGCAGCCTCGGCATGTACCTCCTGGCACAGATCGCCTCCCAGGAGTGGCGGCAGTCGGCGGCCCTGCTGACGGTCCTCCGGGGCCAAGTCGGCCCGGAGGGGTTCGAGAATCTGCGCACCGAGCAGCGATCGGCGATCGCGGCCCTGATCGGCGTCGATGGCTACGACCATATCCCCACCCTTTTGGCGGAGTATCAGGCGTCCCTGGATTCGTGA